The Candidatus Neomarinimicrobiota bacterium genome includes the window ATAACTATCCCTATTTCTATCCAGAATAATAATCCATTGTCCATATAGAATGAAAAATAAGGGTTTTGGACCATTTCCCAGACAGGTACTTGTCCTTGTTCTGGTTGAATTTGATAGAGGAAATAATCTTTATCGCTGAATGGGTAAAGCCATTTTATTCCCACGGTTCTGGCTGTAATCCAATCCGTGATAAGATGCAGTTGTGTGCCTAAAAATATGCCCAATGAAATTGGTTTAATTTTTTTATTCTGTATTATTCTACCTACAAAAACCATGAGGCCAAATATTACAATCCAACATATGGGTGTATGCAAAATGGAATGGTGACCAGCAACGGTTTCAGACATTAAGCCGTCCACATCGGGTAAAATAGACGCGATGAGCAACACTGGCATAAATGGCGATATCGTCCAGGACGATTGTTTCATCAATCGTCCCAATATATATCCGGATGCGATGTGAGAGGGTAAAAACACGATTATTTACATGTTTATCATTTACGATTTAACTAAACGCATGGGTTTAAGTTTCATCTTACATTCATCACAAGTTCCAGGTACATCGCTACGTACGTGACTATGGATAAGCATGGGACAACCATAATATTCCATTTGATCTTTGGTGGTAATGACACCAGCCACCAATTTCATATTACATTCAGGACAATTCCCCGCTTCCCGGCTATATACATGTTTATGACTCTCCTTTGGACATGTATAATAGATCAGCCTTTCATTCTCGATTTTCTGAACGGTTTCTGCCTTC containing:
- a CDS encoding metal-dependent hydrolase, which gives rise to MKQSSWTISPFMPVLLIASILPDVDGLMSETVAGHHSILHTPICWIVIFGLMVFVGRIIQNKKIKPISLGIFLGTQLHLITDWITARTVGIKWLYPFSDKDYFLYQIQPEQGQVPVWEMVQNPYFSFYMDNGLLFWIEIGIVIFSVFLLSKIRLLKFDK